From Pan paniscus chromosome 9, NHGRI_mPanPan1-v2.0_pri, whole genome shotgun sequence, the proteins below share one genomic window:
- the ZBTB3 gene encoding zinc finger and BTB domain-containing protein 3 isoform X3: MEFPEHSQQLLQSLREQRSQGFLCDCTVMVGSTQFLAHRAVLASCSPFFQLFYKERELDKRDLVCIHNEIVTAPAFGLLLDFMYAGQLTLRGDTPVEDVLAAASYLHMNDIVKVCKRRLQARALAEADSTKKEEETNSQLPSLEFLSSTSRGTQPSLASAETSGHWGKGEWKGSAAPSPTVRPPDEPPMSSGADTTQPGMEVDAPHLRAPHPPVADVSLASPSSSTETIPTNYFSSGISAVSLEPLPSLDVGPESLRVVEPKDPGGPLQGFYPPASAPTSAPAPVSAPVPSRAPAPAEAELVQVKVEAIVISDEETDVSDEQPQGPERAFPSGGAVYGAQPSQPEAFEDPGAAGLEEVGPSDHFLPTDPHLPYHLLPGAGQYHRGLVTSPLPAPASLHEPLYLSSEYEAAPGSFGVFTEDVPTCKTCGKTFSCSYTLRRHATVHTRERPYECRYCLRSYTQSGDLYRHIRKAHNEDLAKRSKPDPEVGPLLGVQPLPGSPTADRQSSSGGGPPKDFVLGPKN, encoded by the coding sequence ATGGAGTTCCCAGAACACAGTCAGCAGCTGCTGCAGAGCCTTCGGGAGCAGCGGTCCCAGGGTTTCCTTTGTGACTGCACCGTGATGGTGGGTAGTACCCAGTTCTTGGCCCATCGGGCTGTGCTGGCCTCCTGCAGCCCATTCTTCCAGCTTTTCTACAAGGAGCGGGAATTGGACAAGAGGGATCTGGTGTGTATTCACAATGAAATTGTCACAGCCCCAGCCTTTGGGCTGCTTCTGGACTTTATGTATGCTGGCCAGCTGACCCTGAGAGGGGATACCCCTGTGGAGGATGTGCTGGCAGCTGCCAGCTACTTGCACATGAATGACATCGTCAAGGTGTGTAAGCGGCGGCTTCAAGCCCGGGCCCTGGCAGAGGCAGACAGTaccaagaaggaggaggaaaccaACTCACAGCTTCCTAGTTTGGAGTTTTTGTCTAGTACTTCCCGTGGCACCCAACCTTCGTTGGCATCTGCTGAGACATCAGGCCACTGGGGCAAAGGGGAATGGAAAGGCTCTGCTGCTCCCTCACCTACTGTCCGTCCTCCAGATGAGCCACCAATGTCTAGTGGGGCTGACACTACACAGCCTGGCATGGAGGTTGACGCACCACATCTGCGGGCACCTCATCCACCAGTGGCTGATGTCTCTCTTGCCAGCCCTAGTAGCTCCACTGAGACCATTCCTACAAACTACTTCTCTTCTGGCATCTCAGCAGTTTCATTGGAGCCACTGCCATCTCTTGATGTGGGTCCTGAGAGTCTGAGGGTGGTGGAACCAAAGGATCCTGGAGGACCACTGCAAGGCTTCtatcccccagcctcagccccaacGTCAGCCCCAGCCCCTGTCTCAGCTCCAGTTCCATCCCGGGCTCCAGCCCCAGCTGAAGCTGAGCTGGTCCAGGTGAAAGTTGAAGCTATTGTGATCTCTGATGAAGAGACTGATGTGTCAGATGAACAGCCTCAGGGTCCTGAGAGAGCGTTCCCATCTGGAGGAGCAGTGTATGGGGCACAGCCCTCCCAGCCAGAGGCTTTTGAAGACCCAGGGGCAGCAGGACTGGAGGAGGTGGGGCCAAGTGACCACTTCCTGCCAACAGACCCTCATCTACCCTACCATCTGCTGCCAGGTGCAGGGCAGTATCATCGAGGACTGGTGACCTCACCTCTGCCTGCACCTGCATCCCTGCATGAGCCACTTTACCTGTCTTCTGAGTACGAAGCAGCTCCAGGAAGCTTTGGGGTTTTTACTGAGGATGTTCCCACCTGCAAGACATGTGGGAAGACCTTCTCATGCTCTTACACACTACGGCGACATGCCACGGTGCACACACGTGAGCGACCCTACGAGTGCCGCTACTGCCTGCGGAGCTACACGCAGTCAGGGGACCTCTACCGCCACATCCGCAAGGCTCACAATGAGGACCTGGCCAAACGCAGCAAACCAGATCCAGAAGTGGGACCCCTTCTAGGGGTGCAGCCTCTCCCTGGCTCCCCAACAGCAGACAGACAGAGCAGCAGTGGTGGAGGGCCACCTAAAGATTTTGTACTTGGCCCCAAAAACTAA
- the POLR2G gene encoding DNA-directed RNA polymerase II subunit RPB7, translating into MFYHISLEHEILLHPRYFGPNLLNTVKQKLFTEVEGTCTGKYGFVIAVTTIDNIGAGVIQPGRGFVLYPVKYKAIVFRPFKGEVVDAVVTQVNKVGLFTEIGPMSCFISRHSIPSEMEFDPNSNPPCYKTMDEDIVIQQDDEIRLKIVGTRVDKNDIFAIGSLMDDYLGLVS; encoded by the exons ATGTTCTACCAT ATCTCCCTAGAGCACGAAATCCTGCTGCACCCGCGCTACTTCGGCCCCAACTTGCTCAACACGGTGAAGCAGAAGCTCTTCACCGAGGTGGAGGGGACCTGCACAGGGAA GTATGGCTTTGTAATTGCTGTCACCACCATTGACAATATTGGTGCTGGTGTGATCCAGCCAGGCCGAGGCTTTGTCCTTTATCCAGTTAAGTACAAGGCCATTGTTTTCCGGCCATTTAAAGGGGAGGTCGTGGATGCTGTTGTCACTCAGGTCAACAAG gttGGACTCTTCACAGAAATTGGGCCCATGTCTTGCTTCATCTCTCGACAT TCCATCCCTTCAGAGATGGAGTTTGATCCTAACTCCAACCCACCATGTTACAAGACAATGGATGAG GATATTGTGATTCAGCAGGACGATGAGATCCGCTTAAAGATTGTGGGGACCCGTGTGGACAAGAATGACATT TTTGCTATTGGCTCCCTGATGGACGATTACTTGG GGCTTGTAAGCTGA
- the ZBTB3 gene encoding zinc finger and BTB domain-containing protein 3 isoform X1: MLREFSKWGVEASPGKAWERKRSLLRGAVGRYRGATGGDLFWAPFPSWGTMEFPEHSQQLLQSLREQRSQGFLCDCTVMVGSTQFLAHRAVLASCSPFFQLFYKERELDKRDLVCIHNEIVTAPAFGLLLDFMYAGQLTLRGDTPVEDVLAAASYLHMNDIVKVCKRRLQARALAEADSTKKEEETNSQLPSLEFLSSTSRGTQPSLASAETSGHWGKGEWKGSAAPSPTVRPPDEPPMSSGADTTQPGMEVDAPHLRAPHPPVADVSLASPSSSTETIPTNYFSSGISAVSLEPLPSLDVGPESLRVVEPKDPGGPLQGFYPPASAPTSAPAPVSAPVPSRAPAPAEAELVQVKVEAIVISDEETDVSDEQPQGPERAFPSGGAVYGAQPSQPEAFEDPGAAGLEEVGPSDHFLPTDPHLPYHLLPGAGQYHRGLVTSPLPAPASLHEPLYLSSEYEAAPGSFGVFTEDVPTCKTCGKTFSCSYTLRRHATVHTRERPYECRYCLRSYTQSGDLYRHIRKAHNEDLAKRSKPDPEVGPLLGVQPLPGSPTADRQSSSGGGPPKDFVLGPKN, from the exons ATGCTTAGGGAGTTCTCGAAGTGGGGCGTAGAGGCATCGCCTGGCAAGGCCTGGGAACGAAAAAGATCTCTACTTCGTGGAGCCGTTGGACGCTACCGG GGAGCCACTGGTGGGGACCTTTTTTGGGCCCCCTTTCCTTCGTGGGGTACTATGGAGTTCCCAGAACACAGTCAGCAGCTGCTGCAGAGCCTTCGGGAGCAGCGGTCCCAGGGTTTCCTTTGTGACTGCACCGTGATGGTGGGTAGTACCCAGTTCTTGGCCCATCGGGCTGTGCTGGCCTCCTGCAGCCCATTCTTCCAGCTTTTCTACAAGGAGCGGGAATTGGACAAGAGGGATCTGGTGTGTATTCACAATGAAATTGTCACAGCCCCAGCCTTTGGGCTGCTTCTGGACTTTATGTATGCTGGCCAGCTGACCCTGAGAGGGGATACCCCTGTGGAGGATGTGCTGGCAGCTGCCAGCTACTTGCACATGAATGACATCGTCAAGGTGTGTAAGCGGCGGCTTCAAGCCCGGGCCCTGGCAGAGGCAGACAGTaccaagaaggaggaggaaaccaACTCACAGCTTCCTAGTTTGGAGTTTTTGTCTAGTACTTCCCGTGGCACCCAACCTTCGTTGGCATCTGCTGAGACATCAGGCCACTGGGGCAAAGGGGAATGGAAAGGCTCTGCTGCTCCCTCACCTACTGTCCGTCCTCCAGATGAGCCACCAATGTCTAGTGGGGCTGACACTACACAGCCTGGCATGGAGGTTGACGCACCACATCTGCGGGCACCTCATCCACCAGTGGCTGATGTCTCTCTTGCCAGCCCTAGTAGCTCCACTGAGACCATTCCTACAAACTACTTCTCTTCTGGCATCTCAGCAGTTTCATTGGAGCCACTGCCATCTCTTGATGTGGGTCCTGAGAGTCTGAGGGTGGTGGAACCAAAGGATCCTGGAGGACCACTGCAAGGCTTCtatcccccagcctcagccccaacGTCAGCCCCAGCCCCTGTCTCAGCTCCAGTTCCATCCCGGGCTCCAGCCCCAGCTGAAGCTGAGCTGGTCCAGGTGAAAGTTGAAGCTATTGTGATCTCTGATGAAGAGACTGATGTGTCAGATGAACAGCCTCAGGGTCCTGAGAGAGCGTTCCCATCTGGAGGAGCAGTGTATGGGGCACAGCCCTCCCAGCCAGAGGCTTTTGAAGACCCAGGGGCAGCAGGACTGGAGGAGGTGGGGCCAAGTGACCACTTCCTGCCAACAGACCCTCATCTACCCTACCATCTGCTGCCAGGTGCAGGGCAGTATCATCGAGGACTGGTGACCTCACCTCTGCCTGCACCTGCATCCCTGCATGAGCCACTTTACCTGTCTTCTGAGTACGAAGCAGCTCCAGGAAGCTTTGGGGTTTTTACTGAGGATGTTCCCACCTGCAAGACATGTGGGAAGACCTTCTCATGCTCTTACACACTACGGCGACATGCCACGGTGCACACACGTGAGCGACCCTACGAGTGCCGCTACTGCCTGCGGAGCTACACGCAGTCAGGGGACCTCTACCGCCACATCCGCAAGGCTCACAATGAGGACCTGGCCAAACGCAGCAAACCAGATCCAGAAGTGGGACCCCTTCTAGGGGTGCAGCCTCTCCCTGGCTCCCCAACAGCAGACAGACAGAGCAGCAGTGGTGGAGGGCCACCTAAAGATTTTGTACTTGGCCCCAAAAACTAA
- the ZBTB3 gene encoding zinc finger and BTB domain-containing protein 3 isoform X2, with protein MGATGGDLFWAPFPSWGTMEFPEHSQQLLQSLREQRSQGFLCDCTVMVGSTQFLAHRAVLASCSPFFQLFYKERELDKRDLVCIHNEIVTAPAFGLLLDFMYAGQLTLRGDTPVEDVLAAASYLHMNDIVKVCKRRLQARALAEADSTKKEEETNSQLPSLEFLSSTSRGTQPSLASAETSGHWGKGEWKGSAAPSPTVRPPDEPPMSSGADTTQPGMEVDAPHLRAPHPPVADVSLASPSSSTETIPTNYFSSGISAVSLEPLPSLDVGPESLRVVEPKDPGGPLQGFYPPASAPTSAPAPVSAPVPSRAPAPAEAELVQVKVEAIVISDEETDVSDEQPQGPERAFPSGGAVYGAQPSQPEAFEDPGAAGLEEVGPSDHFLPTDPHLPYHLLPGAGQYHRGLVTSPLPAPASLHEPLYLSSEYEAAPGSFGVFTEDVPTCKTCGKTFSCSYTLRRHATVHTRERPYECRYCLRSYTQSGDLYRHIRKAHNEDLAKRSKPDPEVGPLLGVQPLPGSPTADRQSSSGGGPPKDFVLGPKN; from the exons ATG GGAGCCACTGGTGGGGACCTTTTTTGGGCCCCCTTTCCTTCGTGGGGTACTATGGAGTTCCCAGAACACAGTCAGCAGCTGCTGCAGAGCCTTCGGGAGCAGCGGTCCCAGGGTTTCCTTTGTGACTGCACCGTGATGGTGGGTAGTACCCAGTTCTTGGCCCATCGGGCTGTGCTGGCCTCCTGCAGCCCATTCTTCCAGCTTTTCTACAAGGAGCGGGAATTGGACAAGAGGGATCTGGTGTGTATTCACAATGAAATTGTCACAGCCCCAGCCTTTGGGCTGCTTCTGGACTTTATGTATGCTGGCCAGCTGACCCTGAGAGGGGATACCCCTGTGGAGGATGTGCTGGCAGCTGCCAGCTACTTGCACATGAATGACATCGTCAAGGTGTGTAAGCGGCGGCTTCAAGCCCGGGCCCTGGCAGAGGCAGACAGTaccaagaaggaggaggaaaccaACTCACAGCTTCCTAGTTTGGAGTTTTTGTCTAGTACTTCCCGTGGCACCCAACCTTCGTTGGCATCTGCTGAGACATCAGGCCACTGGGGCAAAGGGGAATGGAAAGGCTCTGCTGCTCCCTCACCTACTGTCCGTCCTCCAGATGAGCCACCAATGTCTAGTGGGGCTGACACTACACAGCCTGGCATGGAGGTTGACGCACCACATCTGCGGGCACCTCATCCACCAGTGGCTGATGTCTCTCTTGCCAGCCCTAGTAGCTCCACTGAGACCATTCCTACAAACTACTTCTCTTCTGGCATCTCAGCAGTTTCATTGGAGCCACTGCCATCTCTTGATGTGGGTCCTGAGAGTCTGAGGGTGGTGGAACCAAAGGATCCTGGAGGACCACTGCAAGGCTTCtatcccccagcctcagccccaacGTCAGCCCCAGCCCCTGTCTCAGCTCCAGTTCCATCCCGGGCTCCAGCCCCAGCTGAAGCTGAGCTGGTCCAGGTGAAAGTTGAAGCTATTGTGATCTCTGATGAAGAGACTGATGTGTCAGATGAACAGCCTCAGGGTCCTGAGAGAGCGTTCCCATCTGGAGGAGCAGTGTATGGGGCACAGCCCTCCCAGCCAGAGGCTTTTGAAGACCCAGGGGCAGCAGGACTGGAGGAGGTGGGGCCAAGTGACCACTTCCTGCCAACAGACCCTCATCTACCCTACCATCTGCTGCCAGGTGCAGGGCAGTATCATCGAGGACTGGTGACCTCACCTCTGCCTGCACCTGCATCCCTGCATGAGCCACTTTACCTGTCTTCTGAGTACGAAGCAGCTCCAGGAAGCTTTGGGGTTTTTACTGAGGATGTTCCCACCTGCAAGACATGTGGGAAGACCTTCTCATGCTCTTACACACTACGGCGACATGCCACGGTGCACACACGTGAGCGACCCTACGAGTGCCGCTACTGCCTGCGGAGCTACACGCAGTCAGGGGACCTCTACCGCCACATCCGCAAGGCTCACAATGAGGACCTGGCCAAACGCAGCAAACCAGATCCAGAAGTGGGACCCCTTCTAGGGGTGCAGCCTCTCCCTGGCTCCCCAACAGCAGACAGACAGAGCAGCAGTGGTGGAGGGCCACCTAAAGATTTTGTACTTGGCCCCAAAAACTAA